A region from the Lolium perenne isolate Kyuss_39 chromosome 4, Kyuss_2.0, whole genome shotgun sequence genome encodes:
- the LOC139830233 gene encoding protein neprosin-like has protein sequence MVGVPATEGATARSSRRRRGGSAFQAASSWRRLRVPGGVVHPALYKDSDTHFVTWWPGNGSHPGGCYNSQCPGFVRTGSSIAPGDVINPVSEVMGKKQYITIRASKHKSSGDWQIYYGFNGPAQLVGYFPKSLFPKLEKNQFNIVFGGYTSHLHTEESPPMGSGFFPGRSGASLYDIKFVDAQGSTHPVNGVLQPHATSPACYRVSDVVSGGFSYGGPGFCGALKSKRT, from the exons ATGGTGGGCGTCCCGGCGACGGAGGGCGCGACGGCGCGGTCGTctcggcgacggcgcggcggctccGCGTTCCAGGCGGCGTCCTCGTGGCGGCGGCTCCGCGTTCCAGGCGGCGTC GTTCATCCAGCACTCTACAAGGATTCTGATACACACTTTGTTACATGGTGGCCC GGTAATGGATCGCATCCAGGGGGTTGCTACAACAGCCAATGTCCTGGTTTTGTAAGGACAGGTTCTAGTATAGCTCCTGGTGATGTAATTAATCCAGTGTCCGAAGTTATGGGTAAAAAGCAATACATAACAATCAGGGCGTCCAAG CATAAATCATCTGGTGATTGGCAAATCTATTATGGATTCAATGGTCCTGCACAATTAGTTGGATACTTCCCAAAATCTTTGTTCCCGAAATTGGAAAAGAACCAATTTAATATTGTATTTGGTGGCTACACAAGTCACCTGCATACAGAAGAAAGTCCTCCGATGGGGAGTGGGTTCTTTCCGGGGAGAAGTGGTGCATCCTTGTATGACATTAAGTTTGTTGATGCACAAGGCTCTACCCATCCTGTCAATGGAGTGCTACAGCCTCATGCGACTTCTCCTGCTTGTTATCGTGTTTCTGATGTCGTATCCGGTGGGTTCTCCTATGGGGGGCCTGGTTTTTGTGGTGCTTTGAAATCCAAACGAACATGA